From Polaribacter haliotis:
CTTCTGGAGTTGCAGGTTTTGGAGTTGCAATTCTGTGTCTTTCTGAAAGTAATTCACCAGTTTTTGTATTTACAATTGCTCCCTTAATTCCAGAACCACCAATATCAATTCCTAAAACACTCATTTTACTATATTTTATAATTAATTTTCTAAATTACTAAATTATTTTAGATTTAAATAGTTGAAATTTCAATCCATAAACAGTATTTTTCTTATAATATTAATAAGAACTTCAATATTTAAAAATTTCGTTGTCTTTTTGCTTCAAACAAAATAATAGCGGCAGAAACAGATACATTCATAGAGTCTATTTGACCTTGCATTGGAATATTTATATTTTGTGTTGCTGCATCTCTCCATTGTTCTGTTAAACCTGTAGCTTCTGTTCCAACAACGATTGCTGTAGCTTCTGTATAGTTTTCCTTATGATATTCATTTGAATTTTGCAAAGTTGCAGCAAATATATTAATGTTGTTTTTTTGGAGAAAATTAATAATTTCTGCGGAAGTTCCTAGTGCAATTTCATTTGTAAAAACACAACCAACACTAGATCTTATAATATTAGAATTGTACAAATCGCTCTTAGGGTCTGCAATAAAAACAGCATCTAAATTCGCAGCATCTGCAGTTCTTAGAAGAGCACCTATATTTCCTGGTTTTTCAACACTTTCTGCTATTAAAATTAAAGGATTTTTATTTTTGAATTTGATGTTTTCCAATGAGAAATCTTTTGCTTTTGTAACAGCTAATATTCCTTCAGTAGAATCTCTATAAGCTAATTTCTGATATACTTCTTTTGAAATAACAATTCTATTCACGTTTTCATTAAAAAGTGCTAAAATTTCTTTTTCTGAAATGATTTCTTCCACGAAAAGAATCGTGTCAAACTCATAATTACCTTTAATAGCTAAAGAAATTTCTCTTTTTCCTTCAATAATAAAACGCCCGATTTTTTTACGTTCTCGCGATTTATCTTGTAACTTTTGAAGTTCTTTAATGTATGAGTTATGAATGCTCGTAATTTCTTTCATAAACACAAATATACCTAATTGTAGGTATAGGAGGTAAAGAAATTATTCCAATATTTGTAATGTAATAATTAGTTAGTCTTTTATAAATTATTTGAAAAAGAAAAAGTTGCTATGAAGAAGAACTCGTTAACTATTATTACATGTTAACTGTTTTTGATTGAAAAGGCTCGCGAATAGCGAGCCTTTTTTAATTGTATATTATTTAGATTTGTATTTATTGGAATAACGTTTCCAAAGTTTGGTTTGATGTGATTCTAAACTTACATCTCTACCTTGTATAAAAGCTTTTGAAATGATATTGGTTCTCATATCCAATGCATCTCCTTCCGAAATAAATAGGGTAGCGTCTTTACCAACTTCTAAAGTTCCTACAAAACTATCGATTCCTAAAATTTTAGCATTATTGTAAGTGATTAATTTTACAGCTTCTTCTTTATCTAAACCATGTGCTGCAAACGTTCCTGCATAAAAAGGTAAGTTTCTAGAATTCATTCGTTCCATTTGACCTTCCATGCCCAATCCAACTAAAATTCCTTTGTCGGTTAATATTTTAGCTATTGTATAGGTATAATCGTAAGCATCATCATCACTATCTGGATTTCTGTGAGGTCTATCCAATATTACTGGAACATTATTACTAACTAATATTTCAGAAATATTTTCTGCTCCTACTCCGTGAACAACTACTAAATTATTAATGCCTAATTTCTTCATTTCTGTAATGGCATCCGTAATTTCCTTTTCTCCACTTGCATGAAGGTACAATTTAGTGTTTCCATTAAACAAACCTTTTGTAGCTTCAAATGGAAGGTTTTTTGGAGATTTATCTCCTGCTAAATAATTTTTAGCATCAGAAAAATAAGAAATTATTTTATTAATATTTTTCGAATAATTTTTATCTGGTTTTAATGCTGGATCTTCTCCTAACCACCATCTTCCAGATGTAAAACTAGTAGGCCAATTCATATGTATAGCATCGTCTGTTTTAATGCTTGCATCTTCCCAATTCCAAGCATCTAATTGTACAATTGAAGATGTTCCAGAAAGTGTACCTCCTCTTGGAGTAACTTGTGCCATTAAAACCCCA
This genomic window contains:
- a CDS encoding TrmH family RNA methyltransferase — encoded protein: MKEITSIHNSYIKELQKLQDKSRERKKIGRFIIEGKREISLAIKGNYEFDTILFVEEIISEKEILALFNENVNRIVISKEVYQKLAYRDSTEGILAVTKAKDFSLENIKFKNKNPLILIAESVEKPGNIGALLRTADAANLDAVFIADPKSDLYNSNIIRSSVGCVFTNEIALGTSAEIINFLQKNNINIFAATLQNSNEYHKENYTEATAIVVGTEATGLTEQWRDAATQNINIPMQGQIDSMNVSVSAAIILFEAKRQRNF
- a CDS encoding amidohydrolase family protein, yielding MKKIIYSLLFFCLLGNINAQQTPANKQTTAFSIEGATAHLGNGKVIENSLIIFNEGKITFVGSAMMKIARQGNIINAKGKHIYPGFIAANATLGLVEIDAVKASDDQREIGIMNPHIRSLIAYNAESKVVESMRPNGVLMAQVTPRGGTLSGTSSIVQLDAWNWEDASIKTDDAIHMNWPTSFTSGRWWLGEDPALKPDKNYSKNINKIISYFSDAKNYLAGDKSPKNLPFEATKGLFNGNTKLYLHASGEKEITDAITEMKKLGINNLVVVHGVGAENISEILVSNNVPVILDRPHRNPDSDDDAYDYTYTIAKILTDKGILVGLGMEGQMERMNSRNLPFYAGTFAAHGLDKEEAVKLITYNNAKILGIDSFVGTLEVGKDATLFISEGDALDMRTNIISKAFIQGRDVSLESHQTKLWKRYSNKYKSK